From Spirosoma aerolatum, one genomic window encodes:
- a CDS encoding DUF4956 domain-containing protein — translation MHQELQQVFNFSITIREVIVNTLLATFCGGIISCFYILTFRGVGYSINLIRSIVMLSMITAFIMMVIGDNLAQAFGMVGILSIIQFRAAMKGAQDFMFLFFALAIGLSCGEGLYTVALAGCFLIGLITIGTAKVLASTKQRYFTLNVIRSATQSDRSQHRTVLSSFCKKYELISTKLSTKGNDSFIRFSYTIRMKNSEDSDSLVYALKAIEGVMEVNLLSEDE, via the coding sequence ATGCATCAGGAACTTCAGCAGGTTTTTAATTTTTCCATCACCATTCGAGAAGTTATTGTCAATACGTTGCTGGCTACGTTTTGTGGAGGCATTATTTCCTGTTTTTATATTCTTACGTTTCGGGGAGTAGGCTATTCAATCAATCTGATTCGTTCAATTGTGATGCTCTCCATGATTACTGCCTTTATCATGATGGTAATTGGCGATAATCTTGCTCAGGCATTTGGTATGGTTGGCATTCTGTCAATTATCCAGTTTCGGGCGGCTATGAAAGGCGCACAGGATTTTATGTTTCTCTTTTTTGCGTTGGCTATTGGCTTATCCTGTGGTGAAGGATTATATACTGTAGCGTTAGCCGGTTGTTTTCTTATCGGATTAATAACGATTGGAACTGCTAAAGTGCTGGCCAGTACAAAACAGCGATATTTTACCCTAAATGTAATCAGGAGTGCCACACAGAGCGATAGAAGTCAGCACCGGACTGTTCTAAGCTCTTTTTGCAAAAAATACGAATTGATCAGTACGAAACTGTCTACAAAGGGCAATGACTCATTTATTCGGTTTTCCTATACCATACGCATGAAAAACAGTGAGGACAGCGACAGCCTGGTCTATGCATTGAAAGCTATTGAGGGGGTTATGGAGGTTAATCTATTGTCCGAAGATGAATAG
- a CDS encoding HlyD family secretion protein — protein sequence MPYTIATNGLVMPTSEWTLSRAQNGNLISTVKDNRTGQLSSFSTSVFQRGYQANFQLSPSLYDKPTIQKGDTVASLYSNQDQERLMQLQGDLAVQEAELLLHNSGHKLADVEKIAGQMALAKEELEAQRKLTNRTEALYKDSLTSTQEYETALNKLRIRELTVNMTEADYKSAITGSKPEEIQVTQRRIGALQQQIQQIKNGLKDLTLLSPVSGTILFKKASLNPTEEVLVSVADNSGFIVVLPVNYLEREYVQIDQEVAVDITGTTQTVLGKISSIDNTIQLVDGRQAFFVTALIAEKNVPLVPGMLVKATIQSQPISIKEHIIRVGKLFLIH from the coding sequence ATGCCCTATACGATCGCTACGAATGGATTAGTTATGCCCACAAGTGAGTGGACATTAAGCCGGGCACAGAACGGAAACCTTATTTCAACAGTAAAAGATAACCGGACAGGCCAGTTGAGTTCGTTTTCCACTTCAGTTTTTCAACGAGGTTATCAGGCTAATTTTCAACTGAGTCCGAGTTTATATGATAAACCCACTATTCAAAAGGGCGATACCGTGGCTAGCCTGTATTCGAATCAGGATCAGGAGCGGCTCATGCAACTGCAAGGCGATCTGGCTGTGCAGGAGGCCGAACTTTTGCTGCACAATTCAGGGCACAAGCTGGCTGATGTAGAGAAAATAGCTGGCCAGATGGCGTTAGCGAAAGAGGAGCTTGAGGCTCAGCGTAAACTGACAAATCGGACTGAAGCTCTGTACAAAGATTCTCTTACGTCTACTCAGGAATACGAAACAGCGCTTAACAAACTGCGTATTCGTGAATTGACAGTAAACATGACTGAAGCGGATTACAAATCGGCTATTACAGGTAGCAAGCCTGAGGAAATTCAGGTAACCCAACGGCGTATCGGCGCTTTACAGCAACAGATACAGCAGATAAAAAATGGCCTGAAAGACTTAACGCTTCTGTCACCAGTGTCGGGAACGATATTGTTCAAGAAAGCCTCCCTAAATCCTACTGAAGAAGTACTTGTGTCGGTAGCCGATAATTCGGGATTTATAGTGGTATTGCCCGTCAATTATCTGGAGCGCGAGTACGTACAGATAGATCAGGAAGTAGCGGTTGACATTACAGGCACAACGCAAACGGTTCTGGGGAAAATCAGTAGCATTGATAATACTATTCAGCTTGTCGATGGACGTCAGGCTTTTTTTGTGACTGCACTGATTGCCGAAAAAAACGTACCACTTGTGCCGGGAATGCTGGTTAAAGCCACTATTCAATCTCAACCTATTTCCATAAAAGAGCATATTATCCGAGTGGGTAAGCTATTTCTTATTCACTAA
- the msrA gene encoding peptide-methionine (S)-S-oxide reductase MsrA: MKQPVYFFLILLVSGLLASCNQQPANKKATTTIDVNPAKLPTQRTGEAVATFAGGCFWAVQEEMKSLKGVRVAMSGYSGGDLDYPTYEQVGTDQTGHAESVQVYYDPKVISYDTLLDGFFAGHDATQLNRQGPDIGKHYRSAIFYRTPAEKARIEAAIRRENESGHHKAKVVTQVVPFKAFFPAEVYHQDYYEHNSYNMYIQLVSKAKVETFRERMANWLK; encoded by the coding sequence ATGAAACAACCTGTTTATTTTTTCCTGATTTTGCTTGTATCAGGGCTTTTAGCAAGCTGTAATCAGCAGCCAGCTAACAAAAAAGCGACTACCACTATCGACGTTAACCCGGCTAAACTACCCACACAACGTACCGGTGAGGCTGTTGCGACATTCGCAGGAGGATGTTTCTGGGCCGTGCAGGAAGAAATGAAATCACTTAAAGGTGTTCGTGTTGCTATGTCGGGTTACTCAGGTGGTGATCTCGATTATCCAACTTACGAACAGGTCGGTACCGATCAGACGGGACATGCCGAATCGGTACAGGTTTACTACGATCCTAAGGTGATTTCGTACGATACTCTGCTCGATGGTTTCTTTGCCGGACACGATGCCACTCAACTAAACCGGCAGGGCCCTGATATTGGCAAACATTACCGCTCAGCTATTTTCTACCGTACACCCGCTGAAAAGGCCCGAATCGAAGCAGCCATCCGTCGTGAAAACGAATCAGGCCATCATAAAGCCAAAGTGGTTACACAAGTCGTGCCATTCAAAGCGTTTTTTCCAGCCGAGGTTTATCATCAGGATTATTACGAGCATAATTCATACAATATGTATATCCAACTCGTCTCAAAAGCCAAAGTAGAAACCTTTCGCGAACGGATGGCGAATTGGTTGAAGTGA
- a CDS encoding acetate and sugar kinases/Hsc70/actin family protein produces MQRLTVAGRLLITALILAAIFFAFRYFGGNDALKKLQSKDKEKEYTESQTMPRADDKTAEEATEESSASSSGSSDEASSSQPQANFSYTAPEPQNGVLKGVVELGASGFNSFVVRIDDQKRWKLEKAEFGNSLVLENMATDNDVRTGLKSYIGKMLDFGVGGRNIHFVVSSGAVKAEGTQKIIKVLKSLNYFVNTVTPEQEGSLALRAVLPDSYEGNSFVTDIGSGNTKISWKEGGSIKALETYGSKYYSEGTSDATVYDAVKAKAKQVPSDHRQTCFIIGGVPFELAKSVRKGKERYTVLDAPSAYKLESAKSKAGLNVYKAIADATGCNQFVFDWDANFTIGYLLTLK; encoded by the coding sequence ATGCAACGATTAACCGTAGCCGGTCGGCTGCTTATTACGGCCCTTATTTTGGCCGCTATCTTTTTCGCGTTCCGTTACTTTGGTGGTAACGATGCTCTGAAGAAACTTCAGTCGAAAGACAAAGAAAAGGAGTACACAGAGTCGCAAACCATGCCACGCGCCGACGACAAGACGGCCGAGGAAGCTACCGAAGAGTCGAGTGCTTCTTCATCCGGTTCATCGGACGAAGCGAGCAGCAGCCAGCCCCAGGCGAATTTTTCGTACACGGCGCCCGAACCCCAGAATGGCGTTCTGAAAGGTGTGGTTGAATTAGGGGCCAGTGGATTCAATTCGTTCGTTGTTCGGATTGACGATCAGAAACGCTGGAAGCTCGAAAAAGCTGAGTTTGGCAATAGCCTCGTTCTGGAAAATATGGCTACAGACAACGACGTGCGGACTGGCCTGAAAAGCTATATCGGCAAGATGCTGGACTTTGGCGTGGGTGGCCGGAATATCCATTTCGTCGTTAGCTCTGGGGCTGTGAAAGCTGAAGGCACCCAGAAAATTATCAAAGTGCTGAAATCGCTGAACTACTTTGTCAATACAGTAACGCCCGAACAGGAAGGTAGTCTGGCCCTACGAGCAGTGCTGCCAGACTCCTACGAAGGCAACTCGTTTGTGACAGACATTGGATCGGGCAACACCAAAATTTCATGGAAAGAAGGTGGCTCTATCAAAGCTCTGGAAACCTACGGATCTAAATATTACAGTGAAGGTACCAGCGATGCTACCGTGTATGATGCAGTAAAAGCGAAAGCAAAGCAGGTGCCTTCCGACCATCGGCAAACCTGTTTTATCATCGGTGGCGTTCCCTTCGAACTGGCCAAGTCGGTTCGGAAAGGCAAAGAGCGCTATACGGTTCTCGATGCCCCATCAGCCTATAAACTGGAAAGTGCCAAATCGAAAGCTGGGCTGAACGTCTACAAAGCTATTGCCGACGCCACTGGCTGCAACCAGTTCGTCTTCGACTGGGATGCAAACTTCACCATCGGCTATCTGTTGACACTAAAATAA
- a CDS encoding EamA family transporter, with product MNQPTQKTVSPLLVISAFAIVYIVWGSTYFFIQMAIQDFPPMLMGAMRFLAAGMLMLLWGFLKGEPLFNKKSMLTSAVVGVLLLVGGNGAVIWVEQSLPSALVAIMVSSAPLWFVLLDKPNWKTNFKSQATLAGLLIGFIGVILLFSEQLGDLFSGNANQAETISMLLLIGGSIAWSSGSLYSKHHPSEGGSTVNVAWQMIIAGLVFLPASLLNQEYERVQWGQVSGQAWLALGYLVVFGSIIAYSAYVWLLQVRPATQVSTYAYVNPVIAVILGVLFANEPISWTQIAGLVVILGSVLLINLPKYRQERAAKQIEANRLSIASE from the coding sequence ATGAATCAACCAACCCAAAAAACTGTATCGCCACTTCTGGTTATCAGTGCGTTTGCTATCGTTTATATTGTTTGGGGATCTACCTATTTTTTTATCCAGATGGCCATACAGGATTTCCCGCCGATGCTGATGGGGGCTATGCGATTCCTGGCGGCTGGTATGCTGATGTTGCTGTGGGGATTCCTGAAAGGCGAGCCGCTGTTTAACAAAAAAAGCATGCTGACTTCGGCAGTAGTTGGTGTCCTGCTGCTGGTCGGGGGCAATGGGGCTGTGATCTGGGTGGAGCAGAGCCTGCCGAGTGCACTGGTTGCTATCATGGTGTCGTCGGCTCCGCTCTGGTTTGTCCTGCTGGATAAGCCCAACTGGAAAACGAATTTCAAAAGCCAGGCCACGCTGGCCGGGTTGTTGATTGGTTTCATCGGAGTGATTTTGCTGTTCAGCGAACAATTGGGCGATTTGTTCAGCGGCAATGCTAATCAGGCTGAAACGATATCCATGCTCCTCCTGATTGGTGGTTCAATAGCCTGGTCGTCAGGTTCGCTGTATTCAAAGCACCATCCATCGGAGGGAGGGTCAACGGTCAATGTAGCCTGGCAAATGATCATAGCCGGGTTGGTATTTTTGCCCGCCAGCCTGCTCAATCAGGAGTACGAACGGGTTCAGTGGGGACAGGTGTCCGGTCAGGCCTGGCTGGCGTTGGGGTATCTGGTGGTGTTTGGATCGATCATAGCCTATAGTGCTTACGTTTGGCTGCTTCAGGTGCGCCCGGCTACGCAGGTCAGTACCTATGCTTATGTGAATCCGGTTATTGCTGTTATTCTCGGTGTTTTGTTTGCCAATGAGCCTATTTCCTGGACTCAAATTGCCGGACTGGTTGTGATTCTGGGGAGCGTATTGTTGATAAACCTTCCGAAATACCGACAGGAACGGGCCGCTAAACAGATAGAAGCGAACCGTTTGTCGATTGCCAGTGAGTAG
- a CDS encoding LysR family transcriptional regulator translates to MEIRHLQMVKEVAASGNLTKAADRLFLTQSALSHQLKEIEAYFHTQLFIRDKKQMLLTQAGEVVLQAAEKILQEVAETRAKVRCLTDPESGEVRLCTQCYTSYHWLAGFLREYQTIYPKVDVKVELEAPFHAADHYLLANKIDVAITEGDENPKFSYTPLFQDEFVAVVAPDHPWASRRWIEIDEFVDYNYIMYNIPDEESSNFMTFFKHRRPPKVYKITLTEAILEMVKAGLGVAVLPTWVIKPYIQSGQLTTVRVTEQRILRTWYAATLKTKQLPPYTTAFIEQLASYMSEREGYACTAAITSGCFA, encoded by the coding sequence ATGGAAATCAGGCATCTTCAGATGGTTAAAGAGGTAGCGGCCAGTGGTAACCTGACCAAAGCCGCTGATCGTCTTTTTCTTACGCAATCGGCGTTAAGCCACCAGTTGAAGGAAATAGAAGCCTATTTCCATACCCAGCTTTTTATTCGTGATAAAAAACAAATGCTGCTCACCCAGGCAGGCGAAGTGGTGTTGCAGGCCGCTGAGAAAATCCTTCAGGAAGTAGCCGAAACCAGGGCGAAAGTTCGTTGCCTTACCGATCCCGAATCGGGCGAAGTACGCCTGTGTACCCAATGCTATACCTCCTACCATTGGCTGGCTGGTTTTCTGCGGGAATACCAGACCATTTATCCAAAAGTGGATGTGAAGGTTGAGCTGGAAGCCCCTTTTCATGCTGCGGATCACTATTTGCTAGCCAATAAAATTGACGTAGCCATTACCGAAGGCGACGAAAACCCTAAATTTTCCTACACGCCCCTGTTTCAGGACGAGTTTGTTGCCGTTGTTGCTCCCGACCATCCCTGGGCCAGTCGTCGTTGGATTGAGATCGATGAGTTTGTCGATTACAACTACATCATGTATAACATTCCCGATGAGGAAAGCTCCAATTTTATGACGTTTTTCAAGCATCGCCGACCACCAAAAGTCTATAAGATTACGCTGACCGAAGCCATTCTGGAGATGGTAAAAGCGGGCTTGGGGGTAGCTGTTCTGCCGACCTGGGTTATAAAACCCTATATTCAATCGGGGCAATTGACCACTGTTCGGGTTACGGAGCAGCGGATTCTTCGTACCTGGTACGCGGCTACCCTGAAAACCAAACAGCTTCCGCCCTACACAACAGCTTTCATCGAACAACTGGCGTCGTACATGAGCGAGCGCGAAGGCTATGCATGTACGGCAGCAATCACGTCTGGTTGCTTTGCGTAA
- a CDS encoding S8 family serine peptidase — protein sequence MVLNRFTVSAHTALTNLAGLLMLIILSHVDTFGQNRKYLVLLRDKANSPYSVNQPDKFLSQRSILRRQRQNITILERDLPVNPAYVKQLQQAGAKIWFSSRWLNAVLVEANEATIGTIQQLPIVKGLEFGRSLANARVSVTDSVVQFVNEVSAINKFGDVQPLNYGSSLAQITQIGVDKMHQQGYHGEGMLIAVLDAGFQNADKVSFLKPVFDDKRILATYDFVKKEASVYEDDSHGLSCLSAIAATADYQLYGTAYKASFILLRTEDAASERQIEEANWLFGAEYADSAGVDVISSSLGYTQFDDASTSYTYQNMDGKTALSSRAAEIATQTGMVVVVAAGNEGNSSWHYLSAPSDAASVLAIGAVGTTGQRASFSSFGPSADGRVKPDLDAQGLGTIVGYPTSSIASGNGTSFATPLIAGLVAGFWQAHPRLTAAQVTDALRRSGSQYGTPNDQLGYGIPNFERASSLSDAYKELSVFPNPFSDEQSLGVQWGEIQENTPLDATLTNMAGRIVWQNRYVSPGLAAFRLPNLSLSAGVYVMTLIAGDKKRTLKLVKQ from the coding sequence ATGGTACTCAACAGATTTACCGTATCCGCACATACGGCACTGACTAACTTAGCTGGTTTACTCATGCTCATCATTCTGAGTCATGTTGATACGTTTGGCCAGAATCGAAAATACCTGGTCCTACTGCGCGACAAGGCCAATTCGCCTTACAGTGTGAACCAACCCGACAAGTTCCTTTCGCAACGGTCGATCCTCCGTCGACAGCGGCAAAATATAACTATTCTGGAGCGCGATTTGCCCGTTAACCCTGCCTACGTCAAACAACTTCAGCAGGCCGGTGCCAAAATCTGGTTTTCGTCGCGCTGGCTCAATGCCGTTCTGGTCGAAGCCAACGAGGCCACAATAGGTACAATTCAGCAATTGCCGATTGTGAAAGGGCTGGAGTTTGGTCGTTCGCTGGCGAATGCGCGGGTTAGTGTTACCGACTCAGTAGTACAATTCGTTAACGAAGTCAGTGCAATCAACAAATTTGGGGATGTACAACCACTCAACTATGGTTCATCCCTGGCGCAGATCACTCAGATTGGGGTCGATAAAATGCACCAGCAGGGCTATCATGGCGAAGGTATGCTGATAGCTGTACTCGATGCCGGATTTCAGAATGCCGACAAAGTCAGTTTTTTAAAGCCTGTTTTCGACGACAAACGCATACTGGCCACCTACGATTTTGTCAAAAAAGAAGCCAGTGTGTATGAAGATGACTCGCACGGTTTATCCTGCCTGTCGGCCATTGCCGCCACAGCCGATTATCAGCTTTATGGCACAGCTTACAAAGCCTCCTTTATTCTGCTTCGTACTGAGGATGCCGCTAGCGAACGCCAGATTGAAGAGGCCAACTGGTTGTTCGGGGCCGAATATGCGGATAGCGCTGGCGTCGATGTGATTAGCTCTTCGCTGGGTTATACACAATTCGACGATGCATCGACCAGCTATACGTACCAGAATATGGACGGGAAAACGGCTCTTTCAAGTCGGGCAGCCGAAATCGCTACCCAAACGGGTATGGTAGTGGTGGTAGCGGCTGGTAACGAGGGGAATAGTAGCTGGCATTACCTGTCTGCTCCCTCCGATGCGGCTTCTGTACTGGCAATTGGTGCGGTTGGTACAACTGGGCAACGGGCATCATTCAGTTCATTCGGTCCTTCGGCCGATGGTCGGGTGAAGCCCGATCTGGATGCCCAGGGACTCGGAACAATTGTGGGCTATCCAACCAGTTCAATTGCTTCTGGCAACGGTACGTCGTTTGCAACACCGCTAATTGCTGGTCTGGTGGCCGGTTTCTGGCAGGCCCACCCACGCCTGACGGCCGCTCAGGTCACCGATGCCCTCCGTCGATCCGGTAGTCAGTATGGTACACCCAATGACCAATTAGGCTATGGAATTCCCAATTTTGAGCGGGCGTCGTCCCTTTCAGACGCTTACAAAGAGTTGTCAGTGTTCCCAAACCCCTTCAGCGACGAGCAATCGTTGGGCGTTCAGTGGGGCGAAATCCAGGAAAATACACCGCTCGATGCCACATTGACCAACATGGCCGGACGGATAGTTTGGCAAAATCGGTATGTTTCACCAGGGCTGGCGGCTTTCCGTCTTCCCAATTTAAGCCTGTCGGCTGGTGTTTATGTGATGACCCTCATAGCTGGCGATAAAAAACGTACCTTAAAGCTGGTAAAACAGTAG
- a CDS encoding O-acetyl-ADP-ribose deacetylase, giving the protein MPILRVIQGDITKQAVDAIVNAANTSLLGGGGVDGAIHRAAGPELVFECRMLHGCKTGDAKLTRGYRLPAPYIIHAVGPVWRGGAHGEADLLASCYRRSLEIANAENLNSIAFPNISTGIYGYPKDKAVEVAITAVRNYLKKQTSIQEVIFVCFDIDNLTLYEQRLYSQNE; this is encoded by the coding sequence ATGCCAATTCTCCGTGTCATTCAGGGCGATATAACCAAGCAGGCAGTCGATGCCATTGTAAACGCAGCCAACACCAGTTTACTGGGTGGTGGTGGCGTAGATGGGGCTATCCATCGGGCGGCAGGCCCCGAACTTGTTTTCGAATGCCGGATGTTACACGGCTGCAAAACGGGTGATGCCAAACTAACCAGAGGGTATCGTTTACCTGCTCCCTACATCATTCATGCTGTAGGGCCAGTCTGGCGAGGAGGAGCGCATGGCGAAGCCGATTTGCTGGCAAGCTGTTACCGACGATCGCTGGAAATCGCCAATGCGGAAAACCTGAATAGTATCGCTTTCCCGAATATCAGTACAGGTATTTACGGATATCCCAAGGACAAAGCCGTTGAAGTTGCCATCACTGCGGTCAGGAATTACCTGAAAAAGCAAACATCCATTCAGGAGGTTATCTTTGTCTGCTTCGATATAGATAATCTAACGCTTTATGAGCAAAGGCTATATTCGCAAAATGAATAG
- a CDS encoding O-methyltransferase, giving the protein MDQTLHRFLEDLAKFGKTNDQQTAQRSERMLNITPDTGPFLSILIKSAKAKDILEIGTSNGYSTIWLADAARCTGGHVTTIEMNPWKVNQARLNFQTASVDEFITQIVIPAETYLPTCPSDSVDFIFLDSERSQYAGWLNQLLRLLRPGGLLVVDNAVSHEAELAEFTSVVRQTPGLDTSLVPIGNGELLIWKCI; this is encoded by the coding sequence ATGGATCAGACTTTACACAGGTTTCTGGAAGATCTGGCGAAATTTGGCAAAACCAACGATCAGCAGACGGCTCAACGTAGTGAACGAATGCTCAATATTACACCCGATACGGGCCCATTCCTATCCATTCTCATCAAATCTGCCAAAGCAAAAGATATCCTCGAAATCGGCACCTCAAATGGTTATTCGACGATCTGGCTGGCTGATGCAGCACGCTGTACGGGTGGCCATGTAACCACCATCGAGATGAATCCCTGGAAAGTCAATCAGGCTCGCCTTAATTTTCAGACAGCTTCCGTTGATGAGTTCATTACCCAAATCGTGATTCCAGCCGAAACCTATTTACCAACCTGCCCATCGGATAGCGTTGATTTTATCTTTCTGGATTCTGAACGAAGTCAGTATGCTGGCTGGTTGAATCAACTGCTCAGGCTTTTACGGCCCGGTGGGTTGCTCGTCGTTGATAATGCGGTATCGCATGAAGCCGAACTCGCTGAATTTACGAGTGTAGTACGGCAAACACCCGGCCTCGACACGTCCTTAGTGCCAATAGGGAATGGCGAATTACTGATTTGGAAATGCATTTAA
- a CDS encoding NUDIX hydrolase, with protein MYRQPLLSLLYQHTPSDFNEKAMTEATIAFVEQHPDCFERSLLIGHVTGSAWIVSPDRQQTLLIHHRKLDRWLQPGGHADGDPDVAAVALKEAQEETGLQSVRLLSPAIFDVDVHTIPARNAVPEHLHYDIRFLFEADPEDVFGASDERTNIQWFSLEKATSIADSESILRLLRKKI; from the coding sequence ATGTACCGCCAGCCGTTATTAAGTTTACTTTACCAGCACACCCCATCCGATTTCAATGAAAAGGCCATGACGGAGGCCACCATTGCCTTTGTTGAACAGCATCCGGATTGCTTTGAACGGTCGTTGTTGATTGGACACGTTACCGGATCGGCCTGGATTGTAAGCCCCGACCGCCAGCAGACACTGTTGATTCATCATCGCAAACTGGATCGTTGGCTGCAACCGGGTGGCCATGCCGACGGCGACCCCGATGTGGCTGCTGTAGCGCTGAAAGAAGCACAGGAGGAAACCGGACTCCAATCGGTTCGTCTACTCAGCCCGGCGATTTTCGACGTAGATGTGCACACCATTCCAGCGCGGAACGCTGTGCCCGAACATCTGCATTATGACATTCGATTCCTGTTTGAAGCTGACCCGGAAGATGTGTTTGGGGCTTCTGACGAACGAACAAATATTCAATGGTTTTCTCTGGAAAAAGCCACTTCAATAGCCGATTCAGAGTCGATTTTGCGATTGCTGCGTAAAAAGATATAA
- a CDS encoding DUF2911 domain-containing protein: protein MHKLTLTAVTLCLAAQLATAQIKLPSPSPGASVMQTVGTTDMTITYSRPSLKGRQPFTSSFVPLGKVWRTGANSPTLFTTTTDVMVNGKTLAAGSYAILSIPEEGSATLIFSKNKTSTEQSYKQEEDALRVNLTPMENSEKVETFTIGFSDVTDSTAKLNFIWANIKAVADLKVDVAANSAANVDKAVAEKPNDPAVLQAAASYNLSKGRNLEQSLSWIDQSIAAGENYRNLYVKAQILGKMGKYAEALPLAQKALSLGQSSTDGAFPFFKDGIEKSISEYTAKVPAVPAIKGKGKKKA from the coding sequence ATGCACAAGTTAACGCTTACAGCCGTAACGCTCTGTCTGGCAGCTCAGTTAGCCACCGCGCAAATCAAATTGCCTTCTCCCAGCCCTGGTGCCTCCGTTATGCAAACGGTCGGCACTACCGACATGACCATAACCTATTCGCGTCCAAGCCTGAAAGGTCGTCAGCCTTTTACGTCATCGTTTGTACCACTGGGTAAAGTGTGGCGAACAGGAGCCAACTCACCTACCCTATTTACAACCACAACCGATGTGATGGTTAACGGCAAAACGCTTGCAGCCGGTAGCTATGCTATTCTGTCGATACCCGAGGAAGGTTCGGCAACGCTGATTTTCAGCAAAAACAAGACGAGTACCGAGCAATCGTATAAGCAGGAGGAAGACGCGCTTCGTGTCAACCTGACGCCGATGGAGAACAGTGAGAAAGTGGAAACCTTTACCATCGGTTTCAGCGATGTAACTGATAGCACCGCCAAACTGAATTTCATCTGGGCTAACATCAAAGCCGTTGCCGACTTAAAAGTAGACGTAGCGGCCAATTCTGCCGCCAACGTCGATAAGGCTGTTGCCGAAAAACCGAACGACCCAGCTGTGCTACAGGCTGCCGCCAGCTATAACCTCTCAAAAGGTCGGAATCTGGAGCAATCGTTAAGCTGGATCGATCAGTCGATTGCAGCGGGCGAAAATTACCGGAACCTGTATGTAAAGGCACAAATTTTGGGCAAGATGGGCAAATATGCTGAAGCGCTGCCATTGGCACAAAAAGCCCTTTCACTCGGTCAGTCGTCTACTGATGGCGCTTTCCCTTTCTTTAAGGATGGCATTGAGAAAAGCATTTCAGAATACACTGCCAAAGTACCAGCCGTGCCAGCCATCAAAGGCAAAGGCAAGAAAAAAGCATAA